AGGGGCCTGCAGTGTGGGCAGcctggtggtgcagtgggttgCACTGTCACCTCACGGCAAAAAGTCCTGGGTTCAATTCTCAATAGAATTTGAAAACAGACCTGCAGctcattttttttccacttctgctctgttctgttgctgAGCCAAGCCTCAGATTTAGCTTTAGCATGGTTTTTAATGGGGCCACGAAGTCCAGTAGGGCACAACAGGGGAGTAAAACCAGGAACCAAATTCCTCTGTGTCATGTTTTTCAGggcaacacaaatacacagtatATTAAAATCTCCAACAATGAGGAGATGATCATAGTTGGGCATCATATCAGCCAGAAAGTGAGAAAAATCCTTCATAACATCCTGTTATATTTGGGAGGTCTGTAGGTGACAGTGCACAGTACTGGGTCAGAGCAACCCACCTTAAATAAAGTCACCTCAAAGCTGGAGAACAGAAAGGACACTGTTTGcatttgaagtttttttttaaaaacagtcgctgttcctccacctccttaaGAGGTCAAGTGCAAAACTGTAGGATCAGATTAGGTCAGGACAGGCATTTTCCCTAAATATCATTTCAACAATTCTTCCTTGAATTCCAACAAACTGCCAAAAGGTGTGttaacagtaaataataaatgagtTTCATTTTGGTTTCCCCCAGGCTGCTGGGTGTGGACAGGGTGGTGATCTACAACACCAGCTGTGGTCCAGAGCTCAACCGCCTGCTGCACCAAGGTAGGAGCCAAACATTTGGTGAGGTTTCAGGGGAAGTGAAAGATTATGGATAGATTACAGATATTCCACGAgaaactgttttaatgttttaatatcaGTCTTGTCTTgagtctgtatttattttacaggttGGTAGAGCAGACCTCCAGCTCCACGTGGACACGTGATTGTACTTGACTTTAAGGACAAGCTGATACCAAGAGTAAATAAGACTGTGAAGAAAGCAGGCCTGCTGAGCTCAGGACAGGAGACAAGAGGATAGATAAAAAgacaattaaaataataatacccTGCATTTCTCAACTGCTGGCAGCGGACTAACCACCATGTAAAACAGGTTGTGACAGATGAGCCAACAGTTGTCCTAGTTGAACCGCGTCCAAAACAAAAGGATCTAAGATCCAAATCTTCAAAATACCTAATAGCAGAGAAATAGCATCAGGGCTTCATATACTTCATATATAAAATACTTCATATTTTGGAAACGTGTGCTTACTGTATGTCGGCCCTTGATGGGAACTAACCTGGTCTGGTGCCAGgatgaaaaaaaactttttataGAAAGACTTGTTGCTTCCTTCTCTCcgcccgtaggtgtgtgtgtgtgtgtgtgtgtgtgtgtgtgtgtgtgtgtgtgtgtgtgtgtgtgtgtgtgtgtgtgtgtgtgtgtgtgaatggttgtatgtctctgtgtctctgtgtggacccATCCAGgttgtaccccgcctctcgcccatagccagctgggttaggctccagcacctccgtgaccccgcatatgggaataagcggcttgcaaaatggatggatggacttgtTGCTTCTGCTTTTGCTCTCTGTACTTGCACTACAAACATTCTGTGTTTCCTCTAATTTCCACCAGAGCTGATGGCACCAGCTGCATCGGTATATGATAGTAAAGCCATTGTTATGCCACAGAAAGGTAGAAAATTGTTATCTCCTGtgtattgaaataataaagaaaataaaaataatggggaaagcaaataaaaagcatggatgatgattgttgttatgggaaaaattgtctcttccttatttctatgcagttattatatgatttatgacttatgttctgcaattaatatcttatgccttgtcttactgtatgcatttgacatttcacctagattgttcaatggtcgtctctgcctgatagactctcaactctagctcccaaacccaaggtcagggagttgtgtctctgtctgttgagacttggtgctcctttctcacagatagttggacgtcagcaatgcaggtgtgagaatgtaaatatcttcacacacactgcgacagggaggagatggtgcatgtaatttgattgggttagaaagacattctaccctagtcggacagagaagctaaaaggcagaagcaacttgaggatcgtgggctctttgcatcacaccttcgtggtgtgtgcactgatctccccagctggtttttggtttgttgatgtgcacgatcaacatccatgcttttatttgctttccccattatttttattttctttattatttcaataaatcgcacaaaaggacaagtctctcatctgcttttttaTGGAAAATTTTCACCAcaatcgtgcacatcaacaaaccaaaaaccagctggggagatcagtgcacacaccacgaagctgtgaaccttcctggatggagtagatccaagtcgctctttctatgatcttcacagccgtggtggtcgtcagaaggacttggaagggaccttgccaccgtttTGAGTTCCaatgcttcctgcgaagctccttaatgattaCCCAGTtccctggttgaatgatgtgcagtggttctgtcgcctgtttgggcagagctcctttcacctgtttggagatttgagacagaacagaggacaagttcttacagtactgtagcattgcgtcttcgcacatttcagtaggtggtaaaatcctggtctcagtctcagggtggagtcccatcataggaggtctaccaaacaGGATCTCATaagggctgaggtttgttctcatccttctcctcattctcatgtatgagagcacaatgggaagagcctgagtccacttgagaccagtgtctgagcagcatttagccggtttgtttttcaaagtgccattctctctctctaccgcccctccgctttgagggtggtaagagcagtgctttctgatgtcaatgttcagaaactttcccacttcctctagggcttggtttgcaaagtgtgagccgttgtcactgctgattttagatggaatcccccatctgggaattatttctgtcagcaaggctttggtaactgcatggctgttagcatgtttagctgggaaggcctccacccattttgaccacatatcaacaatcaacaatactttttaccttctgctggcgttagttcgatggagtccagcattaaatggtcaaacgcctgttccggtggtgggtgagctgccagtggtttggcagtcgtcttacctgggttgtgttgggtgcatatcatacatgcttcacagtatttttgcgcatagattgaaaatcccttagtgtaccaatgttttgtgagagcatctaacattcccccctttgatacatggtctaatccatgtgtcaacttcgcgaaatgagggaaaaagtgtttaggtaggcaaggtttgccgtcgggcccataccaaacgccatggctactggtggcgccattcgtcatccagagcttgcgttcctgtggggtagagaatgtctgaagatcagggagagcagagggaggagagggaggttgggtagaggtggaggataagaggcagggaacaaagggaaggggaagtcggacagctgccttcgcagcagcatcagcgcgtgcgtttccagcagagatgggatcagcgcccccagtgtgtgcggggcacttacatacagcaattgcagctggtaacagaattgcgtcgagcagatcagcaaccttatcatgatgcaagataggtttgccatcagatttcaaaaactttctgtgtttccacagagcaccaaagtcatgtgtgacgccaaaagcgtatctggagtctgtgtagatagtagcagacttcccttcagccaatttacaggcttcggtcagtgcgatcaactccgcagcctgagcagagtaatgtcctggcaaagcgccagactgtaaaacagtatgagaggtgcagactgcatatccaacctgacagtggcccgaagcagggtctctagaggcggagccatcaacaaagagaacgaggtcacagttaggaattggcacctccgatagatctgggcgcggagtgcaaacctggttcaagaccgaaacacagttgtgaggctcgccatcgtcagggcctggaaacaaagtggctgggttaagcacattgcaccttttgacagtgatgtttggcatttccagtaggatggtgttgtatctaagccatcgggctgtagaaagatgcaatgttttttgttccaaaaggatcaaagacacggcatgaggaaccagcagggtgacatcagaatagccaacaatgtcacgtgatgccagcacggctttctctgccgcagccactgctcggaggcatcgtgggagccccgcagcgactgggtcaagcttagcagagaaataggctacagggcgtggacgccctccgtgatcctgtagaaggacagaggtcatacaacctgatttctcatccactgtttgggtgaaaggtcgcgtagggtcaggcagacccaaagtaggagccgactgaagagctagtttgaggtcggtgaatgcctgttcagcctcagatgtccacgtgaggcgggtggtggatgcagaagacgtctgcatcagagctctaagcggagcctccaagacggcgcagttaggaatgaaattcctgcaataagagcacatgcctaaaaaggacataagctgtttgtatgtgcacggtttaggcaggttctgaatagcttcagctcttttaggtgaaatggatttcccttcagcggtgatgatgtgacctaagaaggtaacttcagtctgaacaaactgtaatttagacagacttgctttgtgtcctgcaccatgcaggtgtttcagcagcttgatcgtatctgctttgcaagtttcctgatcctcagtgcagatcatcaagtcgtcaatgtactgcagcagggcggtgcctggggacaagacaagatcatccaggctgtctttcagtgccatattgtagatggtagggctttctgaatacccttggcacagtctggtaaaggtgtatgactttccgttgaattcaaaagcaaaccagaattgactgtctttgtggacgggcacgctgaaaaaagcgttggccaaatcaattactgaaaaaaattttgccttgggcggaacctgagaaagaatggtgtaggggttcggtaccgtaggcgcgcgtggttggactgCCGCATTTACTGcatgcagatcctggacaaacctccattctgttggctgtcctttgtctctgattttcttaactgggaagagtggagtcctcactggagagttgtcacatgggactatgactcctgctttcaaaagagagttaaacaccggtgttattccttcaattgcttctctctttaaagggtattgctgtttgcatggtctgtagtcagattttggcgtgatgaccactgggtcacaccctttgatcaaacctacatcatatttgtgtgtggcccacagggaagctggaacttcctgtaaggctggatactgcgtcagagcgtcctctgacaaaaacacgtggtgtggagtgtgtgtggaatgttgaggtaccaagtgcactgtacgctgcgcatgaaagttagactgaaaaagttttttgtaagcatgcaaattaggtgaatacatcacattcgggtcggaagtcgtttgccagtctccttcccgttgacatctgtccacgaaaggacccaagtcctgccatctgtccccgtcatgttttgacagaaggacatgtggatctgtagaataagcatcaacaaatctctcttgttcgttagtgagagaaatcgcaagttcagacctatgttcatcccaaaaaagagaggttgaggtcagtttatccgcatgtgtgcgtaaccatgatttttcaaacttcttatcaggaccagtggacacatgtgctgtacaagacaggtcagatgcgtctctaaaggtcgtattctgtgaggaaacaagctgtcgagcagcctgtgtgagggcctcagttacagcctctcccttcagcagccactgataagaatagagcagcggctctgagctgaaattaacacaaacaaaagaaaaattatttacattgtccgtggttgtgacctgcactccctccggagtggaaatcagtgaaatacctaaactacacaagatctcttcctaatagattaactgggcataagtttgaaagcaaaaatgaatgtttgagtgtcttgccgtctgatgttgtgcaagacagaggaacagtaagtttttcttttattgtctgctacgtacagtaattattattacttctctctaatagtcgtgttcccttttaatagtcattgatagtctgttttgtttttctacagtctggccagacaaacctatattgtgcacaaatctttttagaaacatggaggattttattactgaagttgttgcaaattgaaatagtttaaacccatcagactgtaaagtcatgcagcagttgtcatttagctgtttgtcatcattttaaaatcactctgtgggattttttgagcaaaaagcgattcttcgttgcgagcagataagcatgaacatgaatttgagcgtgtatcagctgtaagcgtgtttcttcattgcgtgtatgaatgtgtgtgtgtgtttgcggtaccgtcttgtacgtcacgtgaaaaggaaccgtcaccttcctccttccccaaccatcagtctgatgtgagcgccagtgggtgaagcctttcggtgggacagttgttcctcgatgacagacctttcctggatcctcacatgcagctctattgggccgatcacgtctgaagcctctcctgttgtttcaaccagtgtctgtgtcagagcacgtcttctcactctgctgttgctctgtccttgttttcctttgctgattgtcataagcaggtgtctgtcagacacacatgcctGTAGTGgatggttcatctgatgagcccagaacgtgatggctgcagacgttgtggagtctgtgaggcgtccatgctgtggtctgtgtcctccagctgctgtggtgtcagagcttccaccctgttctggttgttggtcgggcgcttcttctccttcagttcttctgctgacggtgggaaaggagtccagaacagtgggagcgctctgtttctcatcatgttgtgtgtgtgtatgtgtgtatggtggtggtgtgcaagcttccacagagttgttatcttttctgccagctacgtcaccgctctcgtcctttctccctcctaactctttttggcatttcagtctttccctgcgttctgattctttaacccaaatttcaaggcatctgttgtttaattcaatttcctctaaagttttaactttgatcgttctacttttgcggagctgtttctccttttcttctaatttttcttttaaagcgcgtatgtccttcacactgagtgatccaccttcttgaaacccataaagttttgtccagtcgtgaagacatgacacgcactcatcaccatatttaagTCTcattacttttgtaatgctgcagtctggtggtggagacttagatcgccccgaacccatctttcagagtcccggcggtttcctgccttacatttttatgtgttccggccggaacctttttcaaaatttctcttccacggacgtctccgtagaaagggaaccgctcagatcagcgacagggttctcggaagtggtccctcaccatcaggcccctctaagacccgggtccctcgtatctcgaaaacacttccccctgcaaacgcgctccgtcttacagaagccgtcttttattacttgtccactccctttggactgcgctcagatctgcacactggtctgtatcctcagtacagacaaaaacaagctcggctccacgagccaacccttagcaaccaccgtctcggccaccagggcagactttgacctaactCATTTTACCcaaatattaaaattttaaaattaaattttttttttgtttgttcctaattattatattttggatgttttcagccaaatagtcgttttttagaaatattattatctctagtcctagttatatttttcttttgtcgttgtttgttttagtctagttggggatgttttagaattaattgttatctgccttactttccctaaaccaaatgatcagagccaagtaaacccgaatacctaaaaaccaatttcaaacccgtttctttttttttttttcttcaacaagtcgcaacaaaacggaatctctctcaccgggccgagtagaggttggattaccgggtgagcagtcctcccaatcagaacagctgtagaggtttggaggctgagcgaacctcgtcctcaggaccgccgtccctgatcacgccgtccagacgacctgccgcgggtaAATCAGGGCATACTTCATGTTTTGTAAACGTgtgcttactgtatgtctgcccTTGATGGGAACTAAGCTGGTCTGGTGccaggatgaaaaaaaaaaatttatagAAAGACTTGTTGCTTCCTTCTCTccgcccgtaggtgtgagtgtacCCAAGGTAGGAGCCAAACATTTGGTGAGGTTTCAGGGGAAGTGAAAGATTATGGATAGATTACAGATATTCCACGAgaaactgttttaatgttttaatatcaGTCTTGTCTTgagtctgtatttattttacaggttGGTAGAGCAGACCTCCAGCTCCACGTGGACACGTGATTGTACTTGACTTTAAGGACAAGCTGATACCAAGAGTAAATAAGACTGTGAAGAAAGCAGGCCTGCTGAGCTCAGGACAGGAGACAAGAGGATAGATAAAAAgacaattaaaataataatacccTGCATTTCTCAACTGCTGGCAGCGGACTAACCACCATGTAAAACAGGTTGTGACAGATGAGCCAACAGTTGTCCTAGTTGAACCGCGTCCAAAACAAAAGGATCTAAGATCCAAATCTTCAAAATACCTAATAGCAGAGAAATAGCATCAGGGCTTCATATACTTCATATATAAAATACTTCATATTTTGGAAACGTGTGCTTACTGTATGTCGGCCCTTGATGGGAACTAACCTGGTCTGGTGCCAGgatgaaaaaaaactttttataGAAAGACTTGTTGCTTCCTTCTCTCcgcccgtaggtgtgtgtgtgtgtgtgtgtgtgtgtgtgtgtgtgtgtgtgtgtgtgtgtgtgtgtgtgtgtgtgtgtgtgtgtgtgtgtgtgtgtgtgtgtgtgtgtgtgaatggttgtatgtctctgtgtctctgtgtggacccATCCAGgttgtaccccgcctctcgcccatagccagctgggttaggctccagcacctccgtgaccccgcatatgggaataagcggcttgcaaaatggatggatggacttgtTGCTTCTGCTTTTGCTCTCTGCACTTGCACTACAAACATTCTGTGTTTCCTCTAATTTCCACCAGAGCTGATGGCACCAGCTGCATCGGTATATGATAGTAAAGCCATTGTTATGCCACAGAAAGGTAGAAAATTGTTatctcctgtggtggaaattttccataaagaagcagatgagagagttgtccttttgtgcgattatttgaaataataaagaaaataaaaataatggggaaagcaaatgaaaagcaaggatgttgatcgtgcacatcaacaaaccaaaaaccagctggggagatcagtgcacacaccacgaaggcgtgatgcaaagagcccacgatcctcaagttgcttctgccttttaacctttctccctggacctggtggaatctccttatcacactgtgggtgaagatgttcacattacacagggaatacacaaggtttacagccttgggtctggtgaggcatcagacagaaaggagccagagcccaggggtaaaaggcagactcaggccatgaacaatcggtcaccttgagagggagatagattgtctgtctgagaatgttcagttctgggtctaatcaacaagtacagaatgcatggtcactatacagagtcagaaatgaacacaagaagcattaaagtacaatttttccattacatctCCTTATGTTTTTAGATTCAGACTTTGGCTCAATCAGTGGCGTGTGGtaaggttcatggctggtgaggcacagaGTCATCTGGAGTCcgattttataataataatagctttaaaagtgtgtattttttaCTATTTAATATTCAGAATGCATGTTTAAtactggccacatttcacattttaccaTCATTTGTATCTTGCCTAAAGGAACATATTGAAAGAACATATcttttatagcagtaagagacctgacctgtagcccGCATGTAAAGTATTTTTtacaattcatactcattctaaagtcTAGAGAGgcgtaaatgttaaattttgaccctcagtgaagttttatgctctttttaaaactttaaatactgcttcaatcagttttacaggtttgctcttcattaggATAACAGAATACTTCAGGGTCGGGTTTAGGCGAGGTCGTATACAGGTAAGCGCTGGATTAAAGTACAGAGGGTCAGGCAGTCTCAGGTCcgtggacaggcagggttcaaTAACATGGGGGCTCGGATTGCGTTCATAAATCTATGAACCAGCCACTGTTTTTGACTTTGCCTACAGATGCTCCACCCTGTTTGGAGGCTACAACAATGTCCTTCAGTTTGTGCAGACGCTCAAAATATACAGGTGagcacaataacaacaacaacttcccAGTTTTCATCAGCCAATATTTTTTCTGTTCAGGTGAGTAACAACcagatttaataaacaaaattaGCTCAGAACAATCAGTGGTTACAGGTGTTTTATTCAGGATGCCATTTTCAACGGCAATATCTTATTAGGCACATTTGGGATATACGTCAGACACTGATGATAATCATAATTCTATTTTGCTTTTGAAGGAATGACGTATTAAAACTGTCTTTGGGGTTATGATTTACATGCTGTGTTCTTATTTGTTCACGTGAGCATGTGGTCACTGTAATGAACGGGCAGAAGGGCGTGTCTGTGTGGCAACAGTCTGCTCTTTCATACCTTTTTTATTTGTCAGAGTTTTTGTCTAGGTATAATCTATGTTTTGTTAATAAATCATATTTCCCTGCATCTACTCCTATCCTCGTGAACAACTGTACTTTTGTCAAAGTTTGTCAGCGTCACAAGTTGTTTAAAGGTAAAGTAAAAACCTTTTATACAATAAGTTTTCatgttgctttttgtttcattctgtTCACAAAGACTGACACTGGTGCCAGGTACAGGTTAGTCCAGTTACATCCACAAACACTGTCAGTGGATGAGAAAGCAGAGCCATCTGCATTTAGAGTTTTTCGCCACTTTGGAATATAGTTCATTTTGTTTCGTAATATTCAGTAAGTATGTCATTAAAATTATACAGttagaaatgtttttatctTTTGGGCAAAGCGGTAGTTGGTTGCTGGTCATCTATTTACTTTCTGTACTTCTTAAAAATTTGAATTCAAACACATTTGTCCTAAAAATTACACAATGTGGGTGAAATatggagaaaacaaacataataTTAAAACTCTGCTACTTAGATGTAAACAAATATAACAGATGAGTCACTCTGAGCCATTTTAACAACTATTGGTACAGTTCCAATACCTAAAGCAGTCGATCGTCTTGTGTTACCATTAATTATTGAATGGGAATTAAAATGAATATGTCTaaactataaaaacaaacactaaattAAATTAACTTCTATAAAAAGACTGAAATGTTACCACTTAAAAGTttcactttattaaaaaaatgtgttataGATTGTTACTCATAATCTAATTTTTCTATCTCAGGTCAGAAGTAATGGAAAAAGCCAAATATTCTATGAATGCAAAGTATTTCCTACTCTTCATCATTGTCTGCCTCCTGATTTCCCTTGCATTTGAGAGGATCCCCAAAACGTACAGGACGTTCATGCCACCACATAAATCTAACGTCTGCTCCTCTCAGATCTCTGACCAGACCATCACCCctttaaacaacacaaagcattttatgGTGTCGGCCTTCATGGACCAGCGAGTGAAAGGCTTTGACATACGCATCATCAGCATCTTTAGGAGAGACTCCATCCAGCCTCTGCActgtctgttctgctgtgtaGACCATTTGTCAGATACAACTCCAGCCACTGTTTTAGTGCACTCAGACCACTTTGACTTTCCCTACGGCACCACAGATGTCATGTGTCAGATTCCTCACAACTGCAGCGCTACACATGTTACACTTGTGCCGGACACAGTGAGGCCCACAAACCCGACGTGGCTTCCATTAAGAAACAAGAAGACTCATGAGAAGAATAAAAGGTTTGAGTTTAACTTCACCGTCTGCATCTCCACCCTGTTTGGAGGCTACAACAATGTGCTTCAGTTTGCGCAGACCCTCGAAATTTACAGGTGAGCACAATAACgacaacaactactactattATGTTTCTGGTTCAGGTGAagttctccttccttttctccagGCTGCTGGGTGTGGGCAGAGTGGTGGTCTACAACAACAGCGGCGGCCCAGAACTCAGCCGCCTGCTGCACAGCTACAGCCAGGAGGGTTTGGTGGAGCTGGTTCAGTGGCCCATCCACAATTATCTGAATCCGTCTCATGGTTGGCATGCCTCAGAATTTACAGGGGACCTGCAATACTACGGTCAGGTGACCACGCTCAATGAGTGCATCTACAGGTCCATGGAGCGCTCACGCTACGTCCTGCTGAACGACATCGATGAGATCATCATGCCGTACCAGCACGACAACCTGACGAGCCTGATGGACACGCTCCAACCGCAGCATCCCAATGTACGGTGTGTTTTAACATGTCAGAGTGTCATCAACCGAAACATTTTCCAGTCTTTACATTGTACCTACAGTGTAAATTCATGTTCTGCAGACGGGGGTGTTCATCATTCAGGCTGTAATCTAT
Above is a window of Betta splendens chromosome 22, fBetSpl5.4, whole genome shotgun sequence DNA encoding:
- the LOC114848583 gene encoding uncharacterized protein LOC114848583 isoform X2, translated to MLHPVWRLQQCPSVCADAQNIQVSTITTTTSQFSSANIFSVQISDQTITPLNNTKHFMVSAFMDQRVKGFDIRIISIFRRDSIQPLHCLFCCVDHLSDTTPATVLVHSDHFDFPYGTTDVMCQIPHNCSATHVTLVPDTVRPTNPTWLPLRNKKTHEKNKRFEFNFTVCISTLFGGYNNVLQFAQTLEIYRLLGVGRVVVYNNSGGPELSRLLHSYSQEGLVELVQWPIHNYLNPSHGWHASEFTGDLQYYGQVTTLNECIYRSMERSRYVLLNDIDEIIMPYQHDNLTSLMDTLQPQHPNTGVFIIQAVIYSKKTTEESNKGYVDAWRHVPGFNILQRIYWEDRNKDQYHPHKMLVQPSFVEQTSIHQVVKAFGENYKIPEKMCHIIHSVTNHPIERPLEELHLDKRLWDFKDRVIPRVTEMLRRAGLLSSEEEADG
- the LOC114848583 gene encoding uncharacterized protein LOC114848583 isoform X1 translates to MEKAKYSMNAKYFLLFIIVCLLISLAFERIPKTYRTFMPPHKSNVCSSQISDQTITPLNNTKHFMVSAFMDQRVKGFDIRIISIFRRDSIQPLHCLFCCVDHLSDTTPATVLVHSDHFDFPYGTTDVMCQIPHNCSATHVTLVPDTVRPTNPTWLPLRNKKTHEKNKRFEFNFTVCISTLFGGYNNVLQFAQTLEIYRLLGVGRVVVYNNSGGPELSRLLHSYSQEGLVELVQWPIHNYLNPSHGWHASEFTGDLQYYGQVTTLNECIYRSMERSRYVLLNDIDEIIMPYQHDNLTSLMDTLQPQHPNTGVFIIQAVIYSKKTTEESNKGYVDAWRHVPGFNILQRIYWEDRNKDQYHPHKMLVQPSFVEQTSIHQVVKAFGENYKIPEKMCHIIHSVTNHPIERPLEELHLDKRLWDFKDRVIPRVTEMLRRAGLLSSEEEADG
- the LOC114848583 gene encoding uncharacterized protein LOC114848583 isoform X3; this translates as MVSAFMDQRVKGFDIRIISIFRRDSIQPLHCLFCCVDHLSDTTPATVLVHSDHFDFPYGTTDVMCQIPHNCSATHVTLVPDTVRPTNPTWLPLRNKKTHEKNKRFEFNFTVCISTLFGGYNNVLQFAQTLEIYRLLGVGRVVVYNNSGGPELSRLLHSYSQEGLVELVQWPIHNYLNPSHGWHASEFTGDLQYYGQVTTLNECIYRSMERSRYVLLNDIDEIIMPYQHDNLTSLMDTLQPQHPNTGVFIIQAVIYSKKTTEESNKGYVDAWRHVPGFNILQRIYWEDRNKDQYHPHKMLVQPSFVEQTSIHQVVKAFGENYKIPEKMCHIIHSVTNHPIERPLEELHLDKRLWDFKDRVIPRVTEMLRRAGLLSSEEEADG